The genomic window GCCAAGCCCGCAACGTTGGCGGGCCTTGCCGGTGTGGGCGATCTCGTCGCGACGTGCTCGTCCACACTCTCCCGGAACCGCACGTTCGGCGAACGGCTCGGCGCGGGCGGTTCGATGGAGAGTGCGCAGGAGGCCGCCCATGGTCAGGTCGCGGAGGGCGTGAAGTCGTGCACGTCCGTGCGAGCGCTGGCCGAGAGCTACGACGTGGAGATGCCGTTGACCGACGCCGTTCACCGGGTGTGCCACGCGGGCTTGTCGGTGCCCGACGCAGTGGGCCATCTGCTGGGACGCAGAATCAAGCCGGAATAGAGAAGGCAGGGTGAGCCGTCGTCGGGCGTTTCTTCGCCGACGGTACGGTAAGTGACCGTGAATCAAACGCGTACCAAAGTCGCCGTCGTCTTCGGCGGCCGTAGCAACGAGCACGCGGTCTCCTGCGTCTCCGCAGGCAGCGTTCTTGCGCACATCGATCATGACCGGTACGACGTCGTTCCGATCGGAATTACCGTCGACGGTGCATGGGTCCTGGGCTCGGCCGATACTGCCGAGCTGGCCATTCGCGGACGTGTACTTCCGAGTGTGGACAAGAACTCGAAAGCCCTCACGCTGTCGGTGGACCCAGGTCGGAGCGGGGATCTACTGTCCCTCGACGCTGTCGACGCAGGGGCGGTTCTCGCATCCGTCGATGTGGTGTTTCCTTTGCTGCACGGTCCGTACGGGGAGGACGGAACCATCCAGGGCTTGCTGGAGCTCGCAGGCGTCCCCTACGTCGGACCAGGTGTGTTGGCCAGCGCTGCAGGCATGGACAAGGAGTTCACCAAGAAGCTTCTTGCAGCAGACGGCCTCCCCGTCGGCAAACAGGTCGTGCTCCGGCGCGGCCAGGACGCTTTGACCGCCGAACAGCAGGACTTTCTCGGCTTGCCCGCATTCGTCAAGCCCGCGAGGGGCGGATCGTCCATCGGAATCAGTCGGATCACCGGGTGGGACCAGCTCGACGGCGCTGTTGCGCACGCCAGGAAGCACGATGCGAAGGTGATCGTGGAAGGAGCAATATCCGGTCGCGAGGTCGAGTGCGGGGTGCTCGAATTCCCGGACGGTTCCGTATCGGCGAGTGTCGTGGCGGAGATCCGCATGCCGGATGCACCTGAAGACGACCACACCTTTTACGACTTCGACAGCAAATACCTCGACGACGTCTGCGAATTCGATGTTCCGGCCGTCTTGCCGCTCGACACGAGCGAGGAGATTCGTCGAATTGCCGTCGCCGCCTTCCGCGCGCTGGATTGCCAGGGACTGGCACGAGTCGACCTCTTCGTCACCGAGGACGGGCCGGTGATCAACGAGATCAACACGATGCCGGGGTTCACGTCGATCTCGATGTTTCCGAAGATGTGGAATGCCGCAGGGGTCGACTACCGCACGCTCATCGGCACTCTCATCGAGACTGCACTCGCGCGCGGCACCGGACTGCGGTAGCACGCCCTATTGGAGGGGAGCCGGATCGAGTGGTGTCTGTGGAAGCGCGGACGAAATCGAATCGGACGCGTCCTGCAAGGGTGTCGGACCCGACCCGTTCGGAATGGTGAGCGCTGTGTACACCGGTCGGTCCACGGTGTACCAGGTACTGGCCTCGATCCCGGACTCGGCGCCTGAGGCCTCGAACCACTGAACGCCGTTGATCACCTGTAGCGAAGATGCGACGTCGAAACCGAGCGGCCGCGGCAGGCCACAGCGGAGAACGATCGCGTCGGACTCCTCGTCTTCGGGCGCATAGGCACGTGCTCCGGCGGGAGCCGGGTCGACCAGTTCGGCTCGGCTGTAGTCACCGAGAGATTCGGGCAGCGCGTCGAGCAGAGTGTTGCAGTCGGCGCTCTCGGCCGAAGGCGCGTCGACCGGTCCGAGTGCTTCGGGCGACCGCGTCGACTCTCCTGCGACGGTGACCGCTGCCACGATCACCCCGACGAGTAGCGCGACCGGGAGGGCCACTGCTGTAGCGATGACTGCCGGATGTCGCCGATGCTCCGGTGAATCGTGTTCGGGCGTCATCGGGACGGTGTCCCGTGTGGTGACCTGGCATCGGCGTGAGCGTCGGCGATGGGGCAGGTCAAGGTTCGCGTGATGGCGTCGACCCGCTGTATGCGGCCGACGATGTCGGCGAGAGCACCGTCGTTCTCGCCCGAGATGCGGACAACGACGTCGTACGGACCGAGAACGGCTTCGGCTGATTCGACGCCCTCGATGTCGTGCAGCGTTCGGCTCACGAGAGATGAGCGCCCTACCTCCGTCTGTACGAGGATGAATGCTTGCATCATCGTGGGCCCTTTCCCAATGTCGTGCCCGCACCCGAAGGTAGTGTCGCAGAGGTCTCGTGTGAGACGTGCCTTCACATCCGACGAGTGCAGTTGTCGGTAAGAAGGTACCGCAGAGGTGGAGAATCGCTGCGCGCCAGAGCCGAGACATCATTCAACGACGCGAAAGAGGAAGACCATCGACACCGGTGACGACCGAGATCCCCTCAGCGGTTCCACAGTTGCTCAGGTCGGAGAATTCAGTGTGATTGCCCGGTCGCTGGCCGGGCGCGTCCAGTCGAGGAATACCGTTCTCGGGCCCGGAGATGACGCTGCTGTGGTGTCCGCTCCGGACGGACGCATGGTCGTCACGACCGATATGTTGGTGCAAGGTCGGCATTTTCGGCTCGATTGGTCCGATCCGGAGGACGTCGGCCGTAAAGCCGTCGCTCAGAACGGCGCAGACATAGCGGCGATGGGAGCTCGGTGTACCGGATTTCTCGTCGCAATCGGGTGCCCGTCCGAGACGCCCGTGGAGGTGACGGACGCTCTGTCCGAAGGACTCTGGCGTGAAGCAGTTCGAGCCGGGGCGTCCATAGTCGGCGGTGACCTGGTAATGACCGACTCACTCGTGATTTCCATCACCGCGTTGGGCGACCTCGAAGGACGTGGGCCCGTACTACGGTCGGGTGCGCGGTCGGGCGACGTCGTGGCAGTAGCGGGGAAACTGGGGTGGTCTGCGGCCGGTCTGGATCTGCTGCTCGCCGGGCGGTCCGGGTATTCGGCACTCGTCGCGGCGCATCGGGTCCCTACGCCCGACTACGAACAGGGAATTGTCGCGGCTCGGAGCGGCGCAACTTCTCTCACCGATGTGTCCGACGGACTTGTCGCCGACCTCGGTCATATAGCGCAAGCGTCGTCGGTCACGATAGATCTCGACAGTGGTTCCTTCGATATAGCGGACGAAATCGCCTCGGCCGCTCTGGATCTGGATGTATCGCCATTGTCGTGGATCCTCGGCGGTGGCGAAGATCATGCGTTCGCTGGGACCTTCCCCAGTGACGACGTGGTTCCGGAAGGGTGGTCGGTGGTAGGGCGTGTCTCGGCGAACGGCGGGGATGCAGTGACCGTAGACGGACGAGAGTTCTCGGGGCACGCAGGATGGTCCAGCTTTCAGGCATGATCTGCGTGATCTCAGAAGCATTCACATAAAAGTCGAAACGGAGAAGGGGCATCGCGTATGACGGCACAGCCATTGAGCGCCATCGTCGAACAGGGTTGGGCCGCAGCGCTGGAACCAGTGCAGGACCGGATCACGGCGATGGGTGACATGCTTCGCACGGAGTTGCGCGAGGGCCGCGAGTATCTTCCGTCCGGTGAGAACGTCCTTCGCGCCTTCACCCGGCCGTTCGACCGAGTGCGGGTATTGATCGTCGGGCAGGATCCCTATCCCACGCCGGGACATGCAGTGGGACTGAGCTTTTCGGTCGCACCGGATGTGCGGCCGATTCCGCGCAGTCTTGCCAACATCTTCAAGGAGTATTCGGACGATCTCGGATTCCCGACGCCCGCCACCGGTGACCTGTCGCCGTGGGCGGATCGCGGTGTATTGCTCCTGAACCGGGTTCTCACGGTGGAGCCCGGTGCCGCTGCCTCGCATCGCAAGAAGGGTTGGGAAGCGGTAACCGAGCAGGCCATCAGGGCCCTCGTCGCTCGAAACGAACGCGAGGATTCAGCAGGTCTGGTCGCCGTTCTCTGGGGTCGAGACGCCGCGACGCTCGTGCCGATGCTCGGCGACACACCGACCATCCAGTCGGCCCACCCGTCGCCGTTGTCGGCGTCGCGCGGGTTCTTCGGTTCGAAGCCGTTCTCGCGGGTGAACGAACTTCTCGTTGCAGGCGGGCACGATCCTGTCGACTGGGAACTACCCTGACGCCCCCTACGAGAAGTCGGGTCGACGTTTCTCCACGAAGGCGTCGACCCCTTCACGTCCGGTAGGTCCGTTGGCTGCCGCCGAAATCGATGAAGCCTCGGCTTCGAGTTGCTCTGCGAGAGTTCGAGTTTCGGATGCGAACAGTAGTGCTTTCGTCCCCTTGAACGCCTGGGTCGGACCAGCTGCGAAGGTGCGAGCAAGACGCTGTGCCTCGGCTGCGATGATGTCGTCCCCGACCAGGCGGCTCAGGATTCCGAGCCTGACCGCTTCTTCGCCGTTCAGAATCGAATCGCTGAGCAGGATGTCACGTGCACGAGCAGGACCGACGATTCGGGGAAGAGTCCAACTCAAGCCGCCGTCCGGGGTGAATCCGATACCAGGGTATGCGGGGCGGAGTTTGGTGGCACGTCCGCCGATCGCCACGTCTGCGTGGCATACGAGGCTCATGCCCGCGCCGGCTGCCCACCCGTGCACGCCGGCAACGATCGGAATTTCGACGGCAGCGAGTTCGAGCACGAAACGATGAAACTCGTCGGCGACGCCCCGTACGTATTCGCCTCGATCGGGAGCGCTCGCGAAGGCACGGACATTGCCTCCCGCGCAGAAATTGGATCCGGAACCGATGAGGAGAATCGATCCGGCCGCGAGATCGCCTGCGTTGAGCGCATGCAGCGCTCGGGCGCCGTCGGCCATGGCATCACTGCTCAACGAAGTGCCCGCGTCAGCGGTGGCTACGGTGATCTGCAGTACGCCGTCGACGACCTCGACGGAGTCGGTACGTTCGAAGTGGTTCACGTATCGCACTGTAACCCGCACGCCCGATGGGGCCTCATATCGGATCCTTCGCACGCCGAACCGGGCTGTCTCCGAACACTACTGGTTCCGAACACGACTGTGCCCCGCTGCTTCGTGAAGCGGCGGGGCACAGTCGATGCTCGTGTCTCGGGGGCTGTATCAGCCCCGAACCACCTTGCCGGCCTTCAGGCAAGAGGTGCAGACGTTCAGGCGCTTGGTGTTGCCGGGAGCAACCTGAGCGTGAACGGTCTGGATGTTCGGGTTCCAACGACGGTTGGTCCGTCGGTGCGAGTGCGAGACCGACTTACCGAAGCCGGGCCCTTTGGCGCATACGTCGCAGACGGCAGCCATAGTCGCGAACTCCTTGATAGATGATTGATCATTAACATGAGGGCGGTTACGCCGATTAACAACGGCGCGAACGAACACGCCGCTCCTCATCGGGCAACCCTGCAAGAATAGCCGGGCACCCCGATTTCACCAAACCGTCACCTCGGACATCAGCTGACCGGCGTCGACACCCGCACGAGTCTAGGCTGACCGTGGTCGATCCTGGGGGCGAAGCGAGGGGGAACGAGGGCCTTGACGGACATGGGTGACGTGGTCGGCAGCCGGACGCACTCGATCGAGGCACATCTGAGCGTCGATCAGGTCAGGACGTGGGCGTACCGCTGTGTCGACGGTCTCACCGACCGCCGCGTCGAGATCAACGATCTGAACGTGTTCCCGATTCCGGATTCCGACACCGGCACCAATCTCGTGTTCACCGTGCGGGCGGCGGTGGAGAGCATGAGGAGTGCAGGGCCCGAGGCCGATCTCGCGACGGTCACGGCCGCGCTTGCGCATGGCGCGGTTGCCGGTGCCCGTGGCAACTCCGGAGTAATCGTCTCGCAGGTGATGCGCGCCTTGGCCGAGCATTGCAGTACGGGTCGGCTCGACTGTAGAGGTGTACAACACGTCCTCCGTCGGGCGTCGTCCCTCGTCGTGGAGGTTGTCAGCGTGCCCGTGGAGGGCACGATCCTGACGGTTCTCGGCGCAGCGGCGGACGCGGCAGCGCAATCCTCGGCCGATCTCGCGGGCGTGGTGCGGGGTGCTGTCGATGCAGCCGCGGCCGCGTTGGAGCGGACTCGCTCACAG from Rhodococcus sp. P1Y includes these protein-coding regions:
- a CDS encoding thiamine-phosphate kinase; translation: MENRCAPEPRHHSTTRKRKTIDTGDDRDPLSGSTVAQVGEFSVIARSLAGRVQSRNTVLGPGDDAAVVSAPDGRMVVTTDMLVQGRHFRLDWSDPEDVGRKAVAQNGADIAAMGARCTGFLVAIGCPSETPVEVTDALSEGLWREAVRAGASIVGGDLVMTDSLVISITALGDLEGRGPVLRSGARSGDVVAVAGKLGWSAAGLDLLLAGRSGYSALVAAHRVPTPDYEQGIVAARSGATSLTDVSDGLVADLGHIAQASSVTIDLDSGSFDIADEIASAALDLDVSPLSWILGGGEDHAFAGTFPSDDVVPEGWSVVGRVSANGGDAVTVDGREFSGHAGWSSFQA
- a CDS encoding Lrp/AsnC ligand binding domain-containing protein produces the protein MMQAFILVQTEVGRSSLVSRTLHDIEGVESAEAVLGPYDVVVRISGENDGALADIVGRIQRVDAITRTLTCPIADAHADARSPHGTPSR
- a CDS encoding uracil-DNA glycosylase, coding for MTAQPLSAIVEQGWAAALEPVQDRITAMGDMLRTELREGREYLPSGENVLRAFTRPFDRVRVLIVGQDPYPTPGHAVGLSFSVAPDVRPIPRSLANIFKEYSDDLGFPTPATGDLSPWADRGVLLLNRVLTVEPGAAASHRKKGWEAVTEQAIRALVARNEREDSAGLVAVLWGRDAATLVPMLGDTPTIQSAHPSPLSASRGFFGSKPFSRVNELLVAGGHDPVDWELP
- a CDS encoding enoyl-CoA hydratase-related protein produces the protein MNHFERTDSVEVVDGVLQITVATADAGTSLSSDAMADGARALHALNAGDLAAGSILLIGSGSNFCAGGNVRAFASAPDRGEYVRGVADEFHRFVLELAAVEIPIVAGVHGWAAGAGMSLVCHADVAIGGRATKLRPAYPGIGFTPDGGLSWTLPRIVGPARARDILLSDSILNGEEAVRLGILSRLVGDDIIAAEAQRLARTFAAGPTQAFKGTKALLFASETRTLAEQLEAEASSISAAANGPTGREGVDAFVEKRRPDFS
- a CDS encoding D-alanine--D-alanine ligase family protein; the encoded protein is MNQTRTKVAVVFGGRSNEHAVSCVSAGSVLAHIDHDRYDVVPIGITVDGAWVLGSADTAELAIRGRVLPSVDKNSKALTLSVDPGRSGDLLSLDAVDAGAVLASVDVVFPLLHGPYGEDGTIQGLLELAGVPYVGPGVLASAAGMDKEFTKKLLAADGLPVGKQVVLRRGQDALTAEQQDFLGLPAFVKPARGGSSIGISRITGWDQLDGAVAHARKHDAKVIVEGAISGREVECGVLEFPDGSVSASVVAEIRMPDAPEDDHTFYDFDSKYLDDVCEFDVPAVLPLDTSEEIRRIAVAAFRALDCQGLARVDLFVTEDGPVINEINTMPGFTSISMFPKMWNAAGVDYRTLIGTLIETALARGTGLR
- the rpmB gene encoding 50S ribosomal protein L28, which codes for MAAVCDVCAKGPGFGKSVSHSHRRTNRRWNPNIQTVHAQVAPGNTKRLNVCTSCLKAGKVVRG
- a CDS encoding DUF3515 domain-containing protein; amino-acid sequence: MTPEHDSPEHRRHPAVIATAVALPVALLVGVIVAAVTVAGESTRSPEALGPVDAPSAESADCNTLLDALPESLGDYSRAELVDPAPAGARAYAPEDEESDAIVLRCGLPRPLGFDVASSLQVINGVQWFEASGAESGIEASTWYTVDRPVYTALTIPNGSGPTPLQDASDSISSALPQTPLDPAPLQ